A window of the Streptomyces sp. JB150 genome harbors these coding sequences:
- the galK gene encoding galactokinase, with protein MGAQQVRDDFVRLYGAEPEGVWAAPGRVNLIGEHTDYNDGFVMPFALPHTAVAAVARRTDGLLRLHSADVEGGVTQLRLDDLAPETDKGWTAYPAGVVWALREAGHPVTGADIHLASTVPAGAGLSSSAALEVVVALALNDLYELGLKGWQLARLCQRAENVYVGAPVGIMDQTASACCTDGHALFLDTRDLSQKQIPFDLAAEGMRLLVVDTRVKHEHSTGEYGKRRAGCEKGAALLGVDALRDVPYAELDAALERLGDDEEVRRLVRHVVTEDERVERVVALLESGDTRAIGPVLTEGHASLRDDFRISCPELDLVVDTALAAGALGARMTGGGFGGSAIVLTEAADVDTVTKAVEEAFAAAGFTAPRVFEAVPSPGARRIG; from the coding sequence GTGGGCGCACAGCAGGTGCGGGACGACTTCGTCCGGCTGTACGGGGCCGAACCCGAGGGCGTCTGGGCGGCGCCGGGCCGCGTCAATCTCATCGGTGAGCACACCGACTACAACGACGGCTTCGTGATGCCCTTCGCGCTGCCCCACACCGCCGTCGCCGCCGTCGCCCGGCGCACCGACGGCCTGCTGCGGCTGCACTCCGCCGACGTCGAGGGCGGCGTCACACAGCTGCGCCTGGACGACCTCGCACCGGAGACGGACAAGGGCTGGACCGCCTACCCCGCGGGCGTCGTCTGGGCGCTGCGCGAGGCCGGGCACCCGGTGACCGGCGCCGACATCCACCTCGCCTCCACCGTCCCCGCGGGCGCCGGCCTGTCCTCGTCGGCCGCCCTGGAGGTCGTCGTCGCCCTCGCCCTGAACGACCTGTACGAGCTGGGCCTGAAGGGCTGGCAGCTGGCCCGCCTGTGCCAGCGCGCCGAGAACGTCTACGTCGGCGCCCCCGTCGGCATCATGGACCAGACCGCCTCCGCCTGCTGCACCGACGGCCACGCCCTCTTCCTCGACACCCGCGACCTGTCGCAGAAGCAGATCCCCTTCGACCTCGCCGCCGAGGGCATGCGCCTGCTGGTGGTCGACACCCGGGTCAAGCACGAGCACTCCACCGGCGAGTACGGCAAGCGCCGCGCCGGCTGCGAGAAGGGCGCCGCACTGCTCGGCGTGGACGCCCTGCGCGACGTCCCGTACGCGGAACTCGACGCGGCGCTGGAGCGGCTCGGCGACGACGAGGAGGTGCGCCGCCTGGTCCGGCACGTGGTGACCGAGGACGAGCGGGTCGAGCGGGTCGTCGCCCTGCTGGAGTCCGGCGACACCCGGGCGATCGGCCCGGTCCTCACCGAGGGCCACGCCTCGCTGCGCGACGACTTCCGGATTTCCTGCCCGGAGCTGGACCTGGTCGTGGACACCGCGCTCGCGGCGGGCGCGCTGGGCGCCCGGATGACCGGCGGCGGCTTCGGCGGCTCGGCGATCGTCCTCACCGAGGCGGCCGACGTCGACACGGTCACCAAGGCCGTCGAGGAGGCCTTCGCCGCGGCCGGCTTCACCGCGCCGCGGGTGTTCGAGGCGGTGCCGTCACCGGGGGCGCGGCGGATCGGCTAG
- the galE gene encoding UDP-glucose 4-epimerase GalE, with amino-acid sequence MSGRYLVTGGAGYVGSVVARHLLEAGAEVTVLDNLSTGFREGVPAGAAFIEGDIRDAAKWLDSSYDAVLHFAAFSQVGESVVKPEKYWDNNVGGTMALLAAMREAGVRKLVFSSTAATYGEPVSTPITETDPTAPTSPYGASKLAVDHMITGEARAHGLGAVSLRYFNVAGAYGTCGERHDPESHLIPLVLQVAQGRRDAISVYGDDYPTPDGTCIRDYIHVADLAEAHLLALKATAPGEHLICNLGNGNGFSVREVIETARRVTGHPIPEVTAPRRGGDPAVLVASAATAREKLGWNPTRADLAGIVADAWEFAQYIAREQ; translated from the coding sequence ATGAGTGGTAGGTACCTGGTCACGGGAGGCGCGGGATACGTCGGCAGCGTGGTCGCCCGGCATCTGCTGGAGGCGGGCGCCGAGGTCACCGTCCTGGACAACCTCTCCACCGGCTTCCGCGAGGGCGTCCCCGCCGGGGCCGCGTTCATCGAGGGCGACATCCGCGACGCCGCCAAGTGGCTCGACTCCTCCTACGACGCCGTGCTGCACTTCGCCGCCTTCTCCCAGGTCGGCGAGTCGGTGGTCAAGCCGGAGAAGTACTGGGACAACAACGTCGGCGGCACCATGGCGCTGCTCGCCGCGATGCGCGAGGCCGGCGTGCGCAAGCTCGTCTTCTCCTCCACCGCCGCCACCTACGGCGAGCCCGTCAGCACGCCCATCACCGAGACCGACCCGACCGCCCCCACCTCCCCCTACGGCGCCTCCAAGCTCGCCGTCGACCACATGATCACCGGCGAGGCCAGGGCCCACGGCCTCGGCGCCGTCTCGCTGCGCTACTTCAACGTGGCCGGCGCCTACGGCACCTGCGGCGAGCGCCACGACCCCGAGTCCCACCTCATCCCGCTCGTCCTCCAGGTCGCCCAGGGCCGCCGCGACGCCATCTCCGTCTACGGCGACGACTACCCCACCCCGGACGGCACCTGCATCCGCGACTACATCCACGTCGCGGACCTCGCCGAGGCCCACCTGCTGGCCCTGAAGGCCACCGCGCCCGGCGAGCACCTGATCTGCAACCTCGGCAACGGCAACGGCTTCTCCGTCCGCGAGGTCATCGAGACCGCCCGCCGGGTCACCGGCCACCCCATCCCCGAGGTGACCGCCCCGCGCCGCGGCGGCGACCCCGCGGTCCTGGTGGCCTCCGCCGCCACCGCCCGCGAGAAGCTGGGCTGGAACCCGACCCGCGCGGACCTCGCGGGCATCGTCGCGGACGCGTGGGAGTTCGCGCAGTACATCGCAAGGGAGCAGTGA
- a CDS encoding N-acetyltransferase, producing the protein MVSRMFRLETEVDKARRDLLRSRLRDTNSAASPVLAALRGTPGAREVPLHVWASDETGELAGGLVGHTWATWLHVTYLWVDAPHRGAGLGGRLLAEAERVARDERGCGAARLETWDFQAPGFYEKRGYEVVCVIPDYPPGITEYTLVKRFWTNRFERNPLRAGRG; encoded by the coding sequence ATGGTGAGCCGCATGTTTCGTCTGGAGACAGAAGTCGACAAGGCCCGGCGCGATCTTCTCCGTTCGCGGCTGCGCGACACCAACTCCGCGGCCTCGCCGGTGCTGGCGGCGCTGAGAGGCACGCCGGGGGCGCGCGAAGTGCCGTTGCACGTCTGGGCGTCGGACGAGACGGGCGAACTGGCGGGCGGGCTGGTCGGCCACACCTGGGCGACCTGGCTGCACGTGACGTACCTGTGGGTCGACGCGCCGCACCGGGGCGCCGGTCTGGGCGGCCGGCTGCTGGCCGAGGCGGAGCGCGTCGCCCGCGACGAACGCGGCTGCGGGGCCGCGCGGTTGGAGACCTGGGACTTCCAGGCGCCCGGCTTCTACGAGAAGCGGGGATACGAGGTGGTGTGCGTGATCCCCGACTATCCGCCGGGGATCACCGAGTACACCCTGGTGAAGAGGTTCTGGACGAACCGGTTCGAGAGAAACCCGCTCCGGGCGGGGCGGGGCTAG
- a CDS encoding response regulator transcription factor: MVRIRVLVVDDHRIFAESLAAALAAEPDVDVSAAGSGPAALRSLERAAAEGRRFDVLLVDADLGGGLAAPLPRPAVAAVPAPRESGEDGAVDGISLVTSVRSAHPGVRIVVLAEKDDPRRAALALQAGASGWVAKDCSLSRLLTVIRGVLRDETHLPPALLTGVLRELTAARRHRTESERLVESLTPREREVLRCMVAGLGRKAVAERLFLSPHTVRTHMQNVLGKLGVHSTLAAVALARRAGVGPADLTGDVVERGGQLA, encoded by the coding sequence GTGGTTCGCATCCGAGTCCTGGTCGTCGACGACCACCGCATCTTCGCCGAGTCGCTGGCGGCCGCCCTGGCCGCCGAACCCGACGTCGACGTGTCCGCGGCGGGCAGCGGCCCGGCCGCGCTGCGCAGCCTGGAACGCGCGGCGGCCGAGGGCCGGCGGTTCGACGTCCTGCTCGTGGACGCCGACCTCGGCGGGGGCCTGGCCGCGCCGCTGCCCCGGCCCGCGGTGGCCGCCGTACCCGCGCCGCGCGAGAGCGGCGAGGACGGCGCCGTCGACGGGATCTCCCTGGTCACCAGCGTGCGCTCGGCACACCCCGGAGTGCGGATCGTGGTCCTCGCGGAGAAGGACGACCCGCGCCGGGCGGCCCTCGCGCTGCAGGCGGGCGCCTCCGGGTGGGTCGCGAAGGACTGCTCCCTGTCCCGGCTGCTCACCGTGATCCGCGGGGTGCTGCGGGACGAGACGCATCTGCCGCCCGCACTGCTCACCGGCGTGCTGCGCGAGCTGACCGCCGCGCGCCGGCACCGCACCGAGAGCGAGCGGCTGGTGGAGTCGCTGACCCCGCGCGAGCGGGAGGTGCTGCGCTGCATGGTGGCGGGGCTCGGCCGCAAGGCGGTGGCCGAGCGGCTGTTCCTCAGCCCGCACACGGTGCGTACGCACATGCAGAACGTGCTGGGCAAGCTGGGGGTGCACTCCACGCTCGCCGCCGTCGCGCTCGCCCGGCGGGCCGGGGTGGGGCCGGCCGACCTAACCGGGGATGTTGTCGAACGGGGCGGTCAGCTGGCGTAG